Proteins encoded together in one Streptomyces sp. NBC_01216 window:
- a CDS encoding SDR family oxidoreductase — MSRVSLEGQVAVVTGAARGVGELLARKLSARGARIALVGLEPEELKQVAGRLHTEADWWHADVTDHEAMTRVAREVKERFGKVDIVVANAGVASGGPFVDSDPVAWRRVVEVNLIGGAVTARSFLPVLMESRGYFLQIASLAAITPAPMMTAYCASKSGVEAFAHSLRAEVGYKGVRVGVGYLSWTDTDMVRGADQNDVMRELRSRLPWPSNRTYPLGPAVDRIVAGIERRSPHVYAQWWLRGMQSVRGALPGLIATVGQREMKRFEPRLSGVSRGLVGAGGAADEQARGRGDAAR, encoded by the coding sequence ATGAGCAGGGTGAGCCTGGAGGGACAGGTCGCGGTCGTCACGGGCGCGGCCCGTGGTGTCGGCGAGCTGCTCGCCCGCAAGCTGTCCGCGCGCGGCGCGCGGATCGCGCTGGTCGGCCTGGAGCCGGAGGAGCTGAAGCAGGTCGCCGGGCGGCTGCACACCGAGGCCGACTGGTGGCACGCGGACGTCACGGACCACGAGGCGATGACCCGGGTCGCGCGGGAGGTCAAGGAACGCTTCGGCAAGGTCGACATCGTCGTCGCCAACGCGGGGGTCGCGTCGGGCGGGCCCTTCGTGGACTCCGACCCGGTCGCCTGGCGCCGGGTCGTCGAGGTCAACCTGATCGGCGGAGCGGTCACCGCCCGGTCCTTCCTGCCGGTCCTGATGGAGTCGCGCGGCTACTTCCTCCAGATCGCCTCGCTCGCGGCGATCACCCCGGCGCCGATGATGACGGCGTACTGCGCCTCGAAGTCGGGTGTCGAGGCATTCGCGCACAGCCTGCGGGCGGAGGTCGGGTACAAGGGGGTGCGGGTCGGCGTCGGCTATCTGTCCTGGACCGACACCGACATGGTCCGGGGGGCGGACCAGAACGACGTGATGCGGGAGCTGAGGTCCCGGCTGCCCTGGCCGTCGAACCGCACCTACCCGCTGGGCCCGGCCGTCGACCGGATCGTGGCCGGCATCGAGCGGCGCTCGCCGCATGTGTACGCGCAGTGGTGGCTGCGCGGGATGCAGTCCGTGCGGGGCGCTCTGCCGGGGCTCATCGCCACCGTCGGGCAGCGTGAGATGAAGCGCTTCGAACCACGGCTCTCCGGGGTCTCCCGGGGGCTGGTGGGGGCGGGCGGAGCGGCCGACGAGCAGGCCCGTGGAAGGGGCGACGCGGCCCGGTAG